In Afipia sp. GAS231, a single window of DNA contains:
- a CDS encoding DUF1330 domain-containing protein — protein MGVDLLNVRGLEAMELQAPVVMVNLMRFRERSLDGDGSGWDAYLRYSALTVPMIKARGGTLLWTGDAKAVALGAEAGNQWDYLALVYYPDVAAFIDMMTSTDYETNCDPHRTNGCAEHVIIATKEAYSKFKVG, from the coding sequence ATGGGCGTCGATCTGTTGAACGTCAGGGGTCTCGAAGCGATGGAGCTTCAGGCGCCGGTGGTGATGGTGAACCTGATGCGATTCCGCGAGCGCTCGCTCGACGGCGACGGCTCCGGCTGGGACGCCTATCTGCGCTACAGTGCGCTGACGGTGCCGATGATCAAGGCGCGCGGCGGCACGCTGCTGTGGACCGGCGACGCCAAGGCGGTGGCGCTGGGCGCCGAGGCCGGCAATCAGTGGGATTATCTGGCGCTGGTGTATTATCCTGATGTGGCGGCGTTCATCGACATGATGACGTCGACGGATTACGAGACGAACTGCGATCCGCACCGCACCAATGGTTGCGCCGAGCATGTGATCATCGCGACGAAGGAAGCGTACAGCAAGTTCAAGGTGGGGTAG